A single window of Archangium gephyra DNA harbors:
- a CDS encoding peroxisomal multifunctional enzyme type 2: MGNELRFDGKVAIVTGAGNGLGRSHALLLASRGAKVVVNDLGGSSTGGGRGSEAADKVVAEIKAAGGEAVANYDSVEDGAKIVQSALDTWKRLDIVINNAGILRDTSFQKMSEQDWELIYRVHVLGAFRVTQAAWPHLRDQGYGRILFTASAAGIYGNFGQANYSMAKLGLVGFANTLAIEGRKKNILVNAIAPIAGSRMTETVLPKEVVDALRPEYVSPLAAWLCHEDCQETGALFEVGGGFMAKLRWERTRGKVFKLGRAITPEAVQKSWESITDFTEATHPTDVAGGMQPVMDNLTSQSKGGNEFIDVDAALGYEFPETRSAYDERDLSLYALGVGAAQDPLDTKELQYVYELHGEGFRPLPTYGVIPALNSVLKMSAEGKQAPGLNYGLDRVLHGEQYTELLRPLPAKATLRHKGRIKDIFDKGKNALVVTEVTSYDAQTGEPLVRNEITTFVRGAGGWGGERGPVTDLPPPERAPDAVVTEKTHENQALLYRLSGDWNPLHADPEFARNFGFQKPILHGLCTFGYVGRHVIKAFAHGDPRLFKSIRVRFADTVLPGETLRTEMWKDGERVIIRCKVVERDKVVISNAAVELHKEVPSAQAKPAAQASAPAAAGGSSASAKVFGAIRAYVAQHPELVAKVANVYLFKLTQPESTWTLDLKNGAGAVQEGAQGKADCSLELTDADFLAMTSGKADPQKLYFGGKLKITGNVMASQKLGFLAKVGPAGEGSAPAKASAAPAPASAGDKVGNGRAPAIFKALGERLAQKPELARELAAVIQFHVTEPQGSWVVDGRDTPGVREGKADKADLTLRLSDEDLTALVQDPQAVQRLYQHGKLRVDGDVRVASRLGFLKQLI, translated from the coding sequence ATGGGCAACGAGCTTCGTTTCGACGGGAAGGTCGCCATCGTCACCGGTGCCGGTAATGGCCTGGGCCGCTCTCACGCGCTGCTGCTCGCGAGCCGTGGGGCGAAGGTGGTCGTCAATGACCTCGGCGGTTCCAGCACCGGCGGCGGCCGCGGCTCCGAGGCCGCTGACAAGGTGGTCGCTGAAATCAAGGCCGCTGGCGGCGAGGCCGTCGCCAACTACGACTCCGTCGAGGACGGGGCGAAGATCGTCCAGAGCGCGCTCGATACCTGGAAGCGCCTGGACATCGTCATCAACAACGCCGGCATCCTCCGCGATACCAGCTTCCAGAAGATGAGCGAGCAGGACTGGGAGCTCATCTACCGCGTCCACGTGCTCGGCGCCTTCCGCGTCACCCAGGCCGCCTGGCCCCACCTGCGCGACCAGGGCTACGGCCGCATCCTCTTCACTGCCTCCGCCGCCGGCATCTACGGCAACTTCGGCCAGGCCAACTACAGCATGGCCAAGCTCGGCCTCGTCGGCTTCGCCAACACCCTCGCCATCGAGGGCCGCAAGAAGAACATCCTCGTCAACGCCATCGCCCCCATCGCCGGCAGCCGCATGACCGAGACCGTCCTCCCCAAGGAGGTCGTCGATGCGCTCCGCCCCGAGTACGTCAGCCCGCTCGCCGCCTGGCTCTGCCACGAGGACTGTCAGGAGACCGGTGCCCTCTTCGAGGTCGGCGGCGGCTTCATGGCCAAGCTCCGCTGGGAGCGCACCCGCGGCAAGGTGTTCAAGCTCGGCCGCGCCATCACCCCCGAGGCCGTCCAGAAGTCCTGGGAGTCCATCACCGACTTCACCGAGGCCACCCACCCCACCGACGTGGCGGGCGGCATGCAGCCCGTCATGGACAACCTCACCTCCCAGAGCAAGGGCGGCAACGAGTTCATCGACGTCGACGCCGCGCTCGGCTACGAGTTCCCCGAGACCCGCTCCGCCTATGACGAGCGTGACCTCTCGCTCTACGCGCTGGGCGTGGGCGCCGCGCAGGATCCGCTCGACACGAAGGAGCTCCAGTACGTCTACGAGCTCCACGGCGAGGGCTTCCGCCCGCTGCCCACCTACGGCGTCATCCCCGCCCTCAACTCCGTCCTGAAGATGTCCGCCGAGGGCAAGCAGGCCCCGGGGCTCAACTACGGCCTGGACCGCGTCCTCCACGGCGAGCAGTACACCGAGCTGCTCCGCCCGCTGCCCGCCAAGGCCACGCTGCGCCACAAGGGCCGCATCAAGGACATCTTCGACAAGGGCAAGAACGCGCTCGTCGTCACCGAGGTGACCAGCTACGACGCCCAGACGGGCGAGCCGCTCGTGCGCAATGAGATCACCACCTTCGTCCGTGGCGCGGGCGGTTGGGGTGGCGAGCGCGGGCCGGTGACGGACCTTCCGCCTCCGGAGCGCGCGCCCGACGCCGTCGTCACCGAGAAGACGCACGAGAACCAGGCGCTCCTCTACCGGCTCTCCGGAGACTGGAACCCGCTGCACGCGGACCCCGAGTTCGCCCGGAACTTCGGCTTCCAGAAGCCCATCCTCCACGGCCTGTGCACCTTCGGCTACGTGGGCCGCCACGTCATCAAGGCCTTCGCCCACGGCGACCCGCGCCTCTTCAAGAGCATCCGCGTGCGCTTCGCCGACACCGTGCTGCCCGGCGAGACGCTCCGCACCGAGATGTGGAAGGACGGCGAGCGCGTCATCATCCGCTGCAAGGTCGTCGAGCGCGACAAGGTCGTCATCAGCAACGCCGCCGTGGAGCTCCATAAGGAGGTCCCCTCGGCCCAGGCGAAGCCCGCCGCGCAGGCGAGTGCTCCCGCCGCGGCCGGTGGAAGCTCCGCGAGCGCCAAGGTTTTCGGGGCCATTCGCGCCTACGTGGCCCAGCACCCCGAGCTCGTCGCCAAGGTGGCCAACGTCTACCTCTTCAAGCTCACCCAGCCGGAGAGCACCTGGACGCTGGACCTCAAGAACGGCGCGGGCGCGGTGCAGGAGGGCGCGCAGGGCAAGGCCGACTGCTCGCTGGAGCTCACCGACGCGGACTTCCTCGCCATGACCTCGGGCAAGGCCGATCCGCAGAAGCTCTACTTCGGCGGCAAGCTCAAGATCACCGGCAACGTGATGGCCTCGCAGAAGCTCGGCTTCCTCGCGAAGGTGGGCCCCGCCGGTGAGGGCTCGGCTCCCGCGAAGGCGTCCGCGGCTCCGGCTCCGGCCTCGGCTGGCGACAAGGTGGGCAACGGCCGGGCTCCGGCCATCTTCAAGGCGCTCGGCGAGCGGCTGGCGCAGAAGCCCGAGCTGGCCCGCGAGCTGGCCGCCGTCATCCAGTTCCACGTCACCGAGCCCCAGGGCTCCTGGGTGGTGGATGGCAGGGACACTCCCGGCGTGCGCGAGGGGAAGGCCGACAAGGCGGACCTGACGCTCCGTCTGTCGGACGAGGACCTGACGGCCCTGGTGCAGGATCCGCAGGCCGTGCAGCGGCTCTACCAGCACGGCAAGCTGCGGGTGGACGGCGACGTCCGGGTGGCCTCGCGCCTGGGCTTCCTCAAGCAACTCATCTGA
- a CDS encoding lipid-transfer protein has product MGRRVNVIGVGMVKFAKPGASEEYDVMASKAAQAAIKDAGISYGDIQQAYTGYVFGDSTCGQRAVYSVGLTGIPVINVNNNCSTGSTALYLARQAVEGGMAECVLALGFEKMEKGALASKFDDRANPLERHVDTMNRAQGMNQSPFAAQMFGGAGREYRWKYGTKRETFAKISEKARKHASKNPFALFTQTLSVEEILASDEVFDPLTRYQCCPPTCGAAAAIVCSDEFARKLGHANPVYIAAQSMTTDLPSSFGDSMIKMVGFDMAALAAKQVYEKSGLGPEDVDVVELHDCFTANELLTYEALALCKEGEAEKFIWDGDNTYGGKFVTNPSGGLLSKGHPLGATGLAQCTELVWQLRGQAEQRQVEGARVALQHNLGLGGACVVTMYRRD; this is encoded by the coding sequence ATGGGACGTCGAGTCAATGTCATCGGAGTGGGGATGGTGAAGTTCGCCAAGCCGGGCGCCAGCGAGGAGTACGACGTCATGGCGTCCAAGGCGGCCCAGGCGGCCATCAAGGACGCGGGCATCTCCTATGGCGACATCCAGCAGGCCTATACGGGTTACGTCTTCGGTGACAGCACCTGTGGCCAGCGCGCCGTGTACTCGGTGGGCCTCACCGGTATCCCCGTCATCAACGTGAACAACAACTGCTCCACCGGCTCCACCGCGCTCTACCTCGCGCGCCAGGCCGTCGAGGGCGGCATGGCCGAGTGCGTCCTCGCGCTCGGCTTCGAGAAGATGGAGAAGGGCGCGCTCGCCTCCAAGTTCGACGACCGCGCCAATCCGCTCGAGCGCCACGTGGACACCATGAACCGCGCCCAGGGCATGAACCAGTCGCCCTTCGCCGCGCAGATGTTCGGCGGCGCCGGCCGCGAGTACCGCTGGAAGTACGGCACGAAGCGCGAGACCTTCGCGAAAATCTCCGAGAAGGCCCGCAAGCACGCCAGCAAGAACCCCTTCGCGCTCTTCACCCAGACGCTCTCGGTGGAGGAGATCCTCGCCTCGGACGAGGTCTTCGATCCGCTCACCCGCTACCAGTGCTGCCCGCCCACGTGCGGCGCCGCCGCGGCCATCGTCTGCTCGGATGAGTTCGCCCGGAAGCTGGGGCACGCCAACCCCGTGTACATCGCCGCCCAGTCGATGACCACGGACCTGCCCTCCAGCTTCGGCGACAGCATGATCAAGATGGTCGGCTTCGACATGGCCGCCCTCGCCGCGAAGCAGGTGTACGAGAAGTCCGGCCTCGGCCCCGAGGACGTGGACGTCGTCGAGCTGCACGACTGCTTCACCGCCAACGAGCTCCTCACCTACGAGGCGCTCGCCCTGTGCAAGGAGGGCGAGGCGGAGAAGTTCATCTGGGACGGCGACAACACCTACGGCGGCAAGTTCGTCACCAACCCCTCGGGCGGGCTGCTCTCCAAGGGCCACCCGCTGGGCGCCACGGGGCTCGCGCAGTGCACGGAGCTCGTCTGGCAGCTCCGCGGCCAGGCCGAGCAGCGCCAGGTCGAGGGCGCCCGCGTGGCGCTGCAGCACAACCTCGGCCTCGGCGGCGCGTGCGTGGTGACGATGTACCGCCGCGACTGA